TCTGCAACTCCAACGAAAAGTTGTCCTGAGAACATCCAACATTTACGTGAGCAATTTGCAGAAAGAATCGACATAAATAATGTGTTACTAGAAGATACACTATTTAAAAGTCCCTCTGCAGCCGCCGGCTTTATAACCTACGCTAGCGCTAATGGGCTTATAATGTGGATGACCTCTGATGGCACAACACTAAAAGATATTGAAAGCAAGGATTCATAATTTAAACGATTCTTCTAATCGCTGGAGTTGCAAAAATAAGAAATAAGCGACCTACAATAATCTCCGAGAAATCTTTTTTCAAGGCATTTCAGGACAAAGTATA
The sequence above is a segment of the Acetoanaerobium noterae genome. Coding sequences within it:
- a CDS encoding DUF4357 domain-containing protein, which codes for MLQKSLTITMGTFGHKIFEPLVTISKATSTEPSSIGEEVMLFLKTSKANATGRITNEGFVVFKGGIVSATPTKSCPENIQHLREQFAERIDINNVLLEDTLFKSPSAAAGFITYASANGLIMWMTSDGTTLKDIESKDS